A single genomic interval of Rhizophagus irregularis chromosome 15, complete sequence harbors:
- a CDS encoding uncharacterized protein (SECRETED:cutsite_IYA-QC; SECRETED:prob_0.6967); SECRETED:SignalP(1-19): MKLNSFLIILFIILKQIYAQCFEPIDEKRVKKVACGKWVTEKDINKVKINNNNKLVGGNETMFQVTFTCSTSDTVMCTKAQRAFVNAGNTIANTLKFKEKVLINATLMDFCAEENIETCALKHHIGLAGPQRLYSLLSDDDKIERIYPQALVKQFQFPEHPQYDEFDIFIRFNSRMDFYFTDDTTPIGPLQYDFEFTAIHELLHGLGFISYWQPYDEANNLKALCPAFALLNSGNDRAFDDIGENDLVTVKESIFDKYIIRLDKGTSITEYTKNIEQYVVNNQNATEEEFLQNLFPTMNEVYTLATTPKILGFLPHNSNVTDAVILETSIKYLAGSSLTHVDLSTYNNTSDYLMAYKSTPGKTVNDFISIGGNYSGGVIGPKTKSVLETIGYATESYPDPIKPQPFVKPQANLNSAAISSISNSVIFSQCYILICIIIILL, from the exons atgaagttaaactcctttttaataatccttttcatcattttaaaacaaatttacgCGCAATGTTTTGAACCGATAGATgaaaaaagagtaaaaaaagTCGCTTGCGGAAAATGGGTAACcgaaaaagatattaataaagttaaaattaataataataataaattagttggAGGAAATGAAACGATGTTTCAAGTAACTTTTACATGTTCAACAAGTGATACTGTAATGTGTACTAAGGCACAAAGAGCATTTGTTAACGCCGGTAATACAATTGCTAATacgttaaaatttaaagaaaaagttttgatAAATGCTACATTAATGGACTTTTGCGCCGAAGAAAATATCGAAACATGCGCTTTAAAACATCATATTGGACTAGCAGGACCACAAagattatattcattattatcagatgatgataaaattgaaaGAATATACCCACAAGCATTGGTTAAACAATTTCAATTTCCTGAACATCCACAATATGatgaatttgatatttttattcgTTTTAATTCGAGAATGGATTTTTACTTTACCGATGATACTACTCCAATTGGCCCATTACAATATGATTTTGAATTTACAGCAATACATGAATTACTTCATGGATTAGGATTTATCTCTTATTGGCAACCTTATGATGAAGCTAACAACCTAAAAGCTTTATGTCCTGCATTTGCTTTACTTAATAGTGGTAATGATAGAGCATTCGATGATATTGGTGAAAATGATCTTGTAACCGTTAAAGAGtctatatttgataaatatataattagattAGATAAGGGTACCTCTATTACtgaatatactaaaaatatcGAACAATATGTTGTGAACAACCAGAATGCTACTGAGGaagaatttttacaaaatctaTTTCCAACAATGAATGAAGTGTATACATTAGCAACGACGCCAAAAATTTTAGGTTTTTTACCTCATAATTCGAATGTAACTGACGCTGTAATATTAGAAACGTCTATAAAATATCTAGCTGGATCAAGTTTAACCCATGTAGATTTATCAACTTATAACAATACTAGTGATTATCTAATGGCATACAAAAGTACCCCTGGTAAAACCGTTAACGATTTTATTTCTATTGGCGGAAATTATTCTGGTGGTGTGATCGGCCCCAAAACAAAATCGGTTTTAGAAACTATTGg atatgcTACTGAAAGTTATCCAGATCCGATCAAACCTCAACCATTCGTAAAACCTCAAGCTAATCTCAATTCTGCAgctatttcttcaatttcaaattctgTAATTTTCAGTCAATGTTATATTTtgatatgtattattattatcttattataa